A genomic stretch from Anopheles nili chromosome X, idAnoNiliSN_F5_01, whole genome shotgun sequence includes:
- the LOC128728637 gene encoding cytochrome P450 4g15-like, with the protein MSLETITERMAGDVGAAPGSWVLSLTVVAVLLAAAGTLFHLWMQTRRYVKLGNLIPGPVAYPLVGNANMLLGKTHNQIMEKAMELSYVYGTVARGWLGYHLVVFLTEPADVEIILNSYVHLEKSNEYRFFKPWLGDGLLISSGDKWKSHRKLIAPAFHQNVLKTFIDVFNDNSLAVVERMSKEVGKVFDCHDYMSEVTVDILLETAMGSTRTGENKEGFEYAMAVMKMCDILHKRQLKIHLRLDPLFNLTGVKKEQERLLQIIHGLTRKVVREKKQLFERQLAEGRLPSPSLTEIIGKEEKPGEGGLGGSPAFISQGSMLRDDLDDNDENDIGEKRRLAFLDLMIETANNGANISDEEIKEEVDTIMFEGHDTTAAGSSFVLCLLGIHQNVQDQVYAELRQIFGDSKRKATFGDTLEMKYLERVIFETLRMFPPVPMIARKINEDVQLASKNYTIPAGTTVVIGTYKIHRREDLYPHPETFNPDNFLPERTQNRHYYSYIPFSAGPRSCVGRKYAMLKLKVLLSTILRHYRVVSNLTEKDFKLQADIILKRTDGFQIQLEPRA; encoded by the exons ATGAGTCTTGAGACCATTACGGAGCGCATGGCGGGAGATGTCGGGGCGGCTCCAGGCAGTTGGGTGTTGTCTCtgacggtggtggcggtgttgCTGGCAGCGGCTGGCACACTGTTTCACCTGTGGATGCAGACTCGTCGATACGTGAAGCTGGGCAATTTGATCCCGGGACCGGTTGCGTATCCACTCGTTGGTAACGCGAACATGCTGCTCGGCAAAACGCACAATCAAATCATGGAGAAAGCGATGGAACTGAGCTACGTGTATGGAACCGTGGCACGTGGATGGCTCGGCTATCATTTGGTCGTGTTCCTTACCGAGCCGGCTGACGTCGAGATCATCCTGAACAGCTACGTGCACCTCGAGAAGTCGAACGAGTACCGCTTCTTCAAGCCATGGCTCGGAGATGGACTGCTGATCAGCTCAGGTGACAAGTGGAAGTCGCACCGCAAGCTGATCGCTCCTGCCTTCCACCAGAACGTGCTGAAGACGTTTATCGATGTGTTCAACGACAACAGCCTGGCGGTGGTTGAACGCATGTCGAAGGAGGTGGGTAAGGTGTTCGATTGCCACGATTACATGAGCGAAGTGACGGTTGATATCCTGCTCGAGACGGCGATGGGTTCCACGAGGACTGGCGAGAATAAGGAAGGCTTCGAGTATGCCATGGCTGTCATGAA AATGTGTGACATCCTTCACAAGCGCCAGCTGAAGATCCACCTGCGATTGGACCCACTGTTCAACTTGACGGGTGTCAAGAAGGAACAGGAACGCCTGCTGCAGATCATCCACGGACTCACGCGCAAGGTAGTGCGTGAGAAGAAGCAGTTGTTCGAGCGCCAGCTTGCTGAAGGCAGGTTGCCATCACCCTCACTTACGGAGATCATCGGCAAGGAGGAAAAGCCTGGTGAAGGTGGTCTCGGAGGTTCTCCTGCCTTCATCTCGCAGGGTTCAATGCTGCGGGATGATTTGGATGACAACGATGAGAACGACATTGGTGAGAAGCGTCGACTAGCCTTCCTGGACCTCATGATTGAGACGGCCAACAACGGAGCTAACATCAGTGATGAAGAAATCAAGGAGGAAGTGGACACGATCATGTTCGAAGGTCACGACACAACGGCGGCTGGGTCAAGCTTCGTACTGTGCCTTCTCGGTATTCACCAGAATGTGCAAGACCAGGTGTACGCGGAGTTGCGCCAAATCTTCGGTGACTCGAAGCGTAAGGCCACATTCGGTGACACGCTCGAGATGAAGTACCTGGAACGAGTGATCTTTGAGACACTGCGCATGTTCCCACCGGTGCCGATGATCGCGCGTAAGATCAACGAAGATGTGCAGCTGGCATCGAAGAACTACACCATCCCGGCGGGTACAACGGTCGTCATCGGTACGTACAAGATCCACCGACGCGAGGATCTCTATCCACATCCTGAAACCTTCAACCCGGACAACTTCCTGCCCGAACGCACCCAAAACCGGCACTACTACAGCTACATCCCGTTCAGCGCGGGCCCGCGAAGCTGCGTTG GTAGAAAGTACGCCATGCTCAAGCTGAAGGTTCTACTTTCGACCATCCTGCGGCACTATCGCGTGGTGTCGAACCTCACCGAGAAGGACTTCAAGTTGCAGGCGGACATCATCCTGAAGCGCACGGACGGGTTCCAGATTCAGCTGGAGCCGAGGGCATGA